CGCCGGCCTCGCCGCGGCGCACCCCGACCGCATCGGCGCCAACTTCGGCTTCACCGACCGGCTCGAGCACCGGCTGCTGGCGGGAGCGGATTTCCTGCTCATGCCTTCGCTGTACGAGCCGTGCGGGCTCACCCAGATGCGGGCCCAGCGCTACGGGGCCATCCCGGTCGCGCGGCGCGTGGGCGGCCTGGCGGACACCATCGAGGATGAAGTGACGGGCT
The DNA window shown above is from Gemmatimonadales bacterium and carries:
- a CDS encoding glycosyltransferase encodes the protein AGLAAAHPDRIGANFGFTDRLEHRLLAGADFLLMPSLYEPCGLTQMRAQRYGAIPVARRVGGLADTIEDEVTGYLFDEYSPAGFDRAVRRALALFADAPAWQSDSRQAMGRDFCWAHSAARYLAAYQRALAAR